The Podarcis raffonei isolate rPodRaf1 chromosome 18, rPodRaf1.pri, whole genome shotgun sequence genome includes the window aagtcggggccagtgctgaaaaggccctggccctagttgagagcagtctaaccaccttgtgacctgggacctccagagtgttattataacaacaacacCATCACAATAatccccccttccccattttaaaagggcacacccccaatgtggggatcaaacccatgaccctgaaattaagaggctcacgctctaccgactgagctatcctgggATGGAGCCTGCCCTTCAGCCTTAGCCCCCTCTGGCATGCGCCTTACCGATGGCATCCACCATGCAGGCTTCCCTGGTGTAGGCTTCCACCGGAATGACGTTCTGGAAGCAATGCATGGAGATGACCCCCTGACCGCTGGCCCAGATTTCCAGGATATGCTGGACTTTGGAGCAGGcctggaggaaaggaagggagctGGTTAGCGGCAGAAAACAAGTCTTTGCTTTCAggtctgtttctttctttctttttttaaatgatatttattgaaagtttaagattacagaaaaaagtaagaaaaagagaggggaaaaaattaaacaatacaaatcaatacatataaaaaaaagaacaaagcacaCAATAtatcaaagcaaaaacaaaaacaattaaaaacacatccaatatttccatatctttatctttcattaacttgtttcatcgacctcctcacacctcccttttttgtattctagttattaattatttcagcaaatcctttccatctttcactattttCTGTCGTTTAaatgtcttaatttattttaaccttatcttaccataaaaaacCCTAACACTTATttgtacataactccttataacatttctactaaagccgtatagtttcattccaacatttttctaacactcattaattttacaatatttctctaaataaatttttaaactttctcccgatcagaggaaatccgccattgccAGAGGtgctacaaaaaagaaaagaccgCAAATATCCAACTCTCCACTCAACAGCCAACTCATGCAATACTCTCAGGGCAGACTGTATAACAGCAAGCAGGGTGGCCCTTACTGTGATTCCACTAGCATTATTTATCAGCttaggtagaggtaaagggaccaccCTGGGCTTTGCTCTGCCTGCACCTGTCTGCCTTGCTTCCTCCGGCTCTGCTGGTAGTGCGTCAAGGCTTCGTAGAGGTGGCAGTATGGCCGGGAGCGCTTCCCCTTGCCCACGTAGAAGATGGCGCTGATGAATGTCCGGAAACACTCGGCCCGGCTGATGTACTGGCTGCGGAAGGGCAGGTTCTGGGTCACCCTGTCGGGCACAGGCAGAAGGGCAGTTAACCAGCGGAACTCGCCGCCACGGGAGGCAGCGATGGGCCAGCAaccggctgtctaccagctccacctgggacgcaggctgagaccctacctgcccgcggactgtcttgccagtggtgcatgctctagttatctcccgcttggactactgcaacacgctctacgtggggctacctttgaaggtgacccggaaactgcaattagtccagaatgcggcagctagactggtgactgggggcggccgccgggaccacataacaccggtcccgagagatctgcattggctcccagtacgtttccaagcacaattcaaagtgttggtgctgacctttaaagccctaaatggcctcggtccagtatacctgaaggagcgtctccacccccatcgttctgcccggacactgagatccattgctagaagtgaggttacagggaaccagacagagggccttctcagtagtggaacccgtggaacgccctcccatcagatgtcaaggaaatcagcagctatcttatttttaaaagacatctgaaggcagccctgtttagggaagttttaaaaatttaatgctgtattgtttttaacactcgattgggagccgcccagagtggctggggaaactcagccagatgggcggggtataaataataaattattattattatatataaccTGGAGGGCTTTAAGAGGCGactggacaaattcgtggaggagcaGGGAGGCTGACAACGGCTGCCAGCCATGATGGCCAACATCGTCGACGGTGGCCATGTTTCTGAGCACCAGCTCctggaaacggcaggaggggTGACGGCCCTTGCGATCGTGCCCTGCCTGTCGCGTTCCCTTGGAGGCATCTGGCCGGCCACTGGGGAAacaggcaggctcttcttatgttcttagggggATATTAGGAGGCACAATATAGTCTCTGTGAGACACATGCACTCACAAAATGCAACCCCCTAGATCGGGGATCAGGAACCCTGTCCCTCAGCTCGAGGGCTGCATTCCCATCCAGAGGCGACGTGCAGGGACGgaggcaaaagcaggtggagAGATGGATGAAAATGTTACTTCCATCCAGGTAACCTAGTGGCGTGATCAGAGTTCCAAGGGTGCATCCCTGCCAGGCCAAAACACCGGGCAAAGCAGGGCTGGCAAGGATGttctgtgtggcctggggagaatttgGCCCTTGGACATCTGGGCTTGAGCTTTCCCACCCCTgggtcatagaatcgtagaaccgCAGAtttgaaagggaccatgagggtcacctaagtccagcgtttcccaaacttgggtcctcagCTGTTTTCTGAGGATGAGACCTCCTtctcaggatttaacctccttccgtcgggcctgtaagacagagctattccacctggcctttaatttgaattcagcctgatcttttattcccttctcttccctccccctcccatgttatgaagatcacccgctctgagaccccacagctaattctcccctggcctcctcactggcctaAGTAGGACCAACTCAGCCAGCTATCCccggggattatctaattgatttttgatttttattgttattcatgtttttataccgtattttatcctgcttttataattaagtgttttaaagtgttttaaatttgttgttagctgccctgagcccggtttttgaagggcggggtataaataaaaattcattattattactactacaattcccatcatcgctggccactggtcctgctagctagggatgatgggagttgtagtccgaaaacaggtggggacccaagtttgagaaaccctgatctagtccaacccctgcaatgctcaAAGCCACAACCCTGAGGTTGAGAGATTTGTGCTCTACCAGCTGACAAGCTCTTCTCCGTTTGAACTGGTGATCAGATGGGGCTGTGAGGCTGTGGAGCAGAGGCAAGGAGAGAGGGTCTCCAAGCCCTTTCCTTGCATGGCCAGAGAGGCCTGACAACTCCCTGAGGGTTCTGTTCCGTGGAAAAGACGGCATACTGTCAAACTATACCCTCAGTCTTCACCCAACACTCAGCTGAGTCTGAAAAGGCAGGAATTGCCTCCTTTCCCCCCAGGGGCAGCTGAGACAGCAGAGTCGGGGAAAAGCTTCCACACCTGGGATCCAGGAGCAGGTAGTTGAAGCTGGACTTGAGAAGACCCTCCCTCCACTTGCGGCTCTTGTCCGGCTGGTCGAACTGCCTGGACAAAGCCATCTCGTCCTCCTGGCCATCTGGGATCTGGTAAGTGTCCAGGGCAGAAGACAATTCCGGGCTGTAGCCTGGAGGCAAGTGAAGAACAGACAACGCCACCGCCACCAAAACAGAGAAGTTTGTTAACACATGGTGGCACACGACACGTAACAAGGAAAGAAGGGTGGAATATTATCTCAATATATGATCACAGGAGAGAGACTTTGTTATCTCGTGCACGAGCAGAATAGGGCTGATTGATATATCATCCtgaactggtttgaagtccacattgtgatatcggtttcataattttggacctggcaatatataacgaatcgtgtgtgtgtgtgtgttatgcacaaatcacaatgtggggaaaactgtgaagccagctcgTGCCTCTACACAGCTCCATTCTTATGTCAGATGTtgtgatatacagtcatacctcgggttaaatcttttcaggttgtgtcacGCGGTgaaccggaagtaccggaaaaggttacttccaggtttcgccgctcacgcatgtgcagatgctcaaaatgacgtcatgtgcatgcagAGAAAcagcgaatcgtgacccgcgcagacgcaggttgcgttctgctcatgttgcgaatggggctccggaatggatcctgtttgcaaccaaaggtaccactgtatcaacgtttcatgatgtttagctggtgatatattgcgatgttggaaaccaggtatcgcccagccctagatcGGAACAGGTGtaagtgtgtgtggtggtggggattcgtgtatgactattattatttttaacaggaGCTCTAAGCCCCCTAGCCTGCAAATTAGAATCAGCAAAGGAGATATGTAAACCACTCCCCCCCAACTTTAAAGACATGTCAGTTAAAGGCAAAGAAGCACACGGGATGGCCTTTCTGGAGATGAccctggagcatagctgtcaactttccccttttcttgcaaggaatcctattcggaataagggaatttcccttaaaaaaagggaaacgttgacagctatgccccggaggggttgaacccgggaccttctgcatgcaaagaaggccTCCATCAATGGGCTGAGGCCCTCCCCTACCCCCAGGCAAAGCAGCCACTCACCTGCAGAGCCCTTCCGGGCCTTGGTCTTCGGGTCGCTCATCAGCTTCTCAAGTAGCTCCAGGTAAATTTTCCTGGTGAGTCCCGTTACAGTACCCGGGTTGACGCCGAAGTCTCGAAGCTGCCGGACTAGCGCTTCGTCTGAGAGGTGGCTCAGCTCAGAAGCAGCTGGTGGAGAGCTGCGGCTCACATCTGCCGGCCTGGCCGCTTGACCGGTGTATGCCCGCCAGTCGTAGATGACGGTGTCTTCGGAGCTGGTGGTGTTGGCCACGGAGTCGTCCGTGCAAGGGATGTGGCGCTCCACGAGGGCGTGCCCTTCATCCTCGTAAAGGTATTCCACGGGCTCAGTGGCGCTCAGGTTCACGGGCCGGCCACCGGGTGACAGCTGGACATCTTGGGCAATGGGACTCATCCGTCCGGACGGGCAGGTGGAtgttggcggcggcggcggccctctTGCAGGCAGCCGGCTGAAGCTCACTCGCGAGCGATTGGCCTGCCTCTTGGTCCTACCATGCCTGGCACTTAGCCGCTCAGGTTCACCCCGAGGCAGCACAGCATCCAGGCTTTCTTGGGCACCATTCCCTGGTGGCAGCTTCTCCTCCTTCAAGAGAAGCTCTTCCTCTGAATCTGTCGCACGGTCGCTGCCACGTTTGGTGTCAGAACGGTCACATCCTCTGCAAACATCTCTCCCAGAACTTCCTGGTGTATCCGGGCTGATGAGAGGGCAGCCCGAAGGGAGGGACCCTGAGCAGCTGCCTGGATCACAGCTGCTGAGACCAGCCCCTATTAATAAGGTGTCATCGAGTTCACCCTTCTTGCCTCCAGCCGCACCAGGCAGGCCGCTGTTCCTTGGGCCAGCGGATCGATCTTGCCTATCGCCGGAGGCCGGAACCTGCCCTCCGGGGTTTCTCGTCCGCCTGGGACGCTGTGGCACCTCCAGGGTCTCGtcgaagagggaggaggaagagctggCATTGTGCGTGGCCGACGCCATCATGCGGCTTTTGGTTCGGGGTGTAACGTGCCGGGGGCTTTGGTGGGGCTGGAGCAGCGGTGAATGGCAGACCCTGGTCGCCAGCATCATTGACCTCAGCTTGGCCTGCAAGCCGGCCGGCTCTTCTTTGATGCTTGGAGGAGTTTGATGAGGGACGGCCATTGTTTCAGCCGCATCCCAGACCATACCGGAAGGGACAGGGCTCTCATTCTCTAGGGAAGATGTCTCTTCAGATGCCTTCTGTATGAGCACCGTTTCTGGAGTCCACAAGTGCCCCTCTACATCCTTGGTGCTCGTGGAGTGAAATCCTCTCCTTTCCTCTGTACTCAACCTCTCCTGAGCTTCAGGCGAACCACTTCCTTTTAGTTTGCCTTGTAGTTTCCAGGTACCAACTCTCCCAACGATGGGAGAGGAAATTTCTGAAAGATGCTCGTTCTCTGCTCCAGAAATCCTTGGCTTCTGCATTTCCCTGAACGGCGGAGACTTTGTGCCTTGGTTCCCCCACTTCTGCAAAGGGCATTTTGCAAGAACCTGGGACGTTTGGGAGAAACCCGACTGCCCGCCGTTCTTGGGCCGTTcatccttcccaaagctgcaCAGGTCCAAAGGTTGCCTCGCAGCGCATGTGTTGGAAGAAGCCCCCTTACAACCAATTCTGTCACACAAATGTCTCAGGCGGTCAGACCTAGCAGGAGAATTCCTCTCGCTAAATGCCTCAACTGGCTCTCCAGAGCTGCTTACCGGTCCTCTAGAAGATGGGCCTAAGGACAATTCTGACGTTAAACTGTTGCTCCCAGTATTGTGGGAGATGCACGTGGAACAGCTCGAGCtggccttccttccctcctggtTCTGAGCCTCGCTGCAGCGGAGTGCTTCCGTAGTGCTTGCGTAACATTCGCTGTCGCACGAGGCATACTGGCCACTGCTTGAGCTTTGACTAAATGATTCGGCTCGTTCGGCGCCTCCGCCCAGATTACCACAGGCACTCGGCAGTAACTCCGCATTGACCACGACCGTCTTTTCCAGGTCCGAGACGGCTGCAGCGTTCTCCCGGGTGAACAGGTAGGCGTGATCAGGCGAGGTGACGTCCAGCCCTTCGTGGCCTGTGGCTCTCACCACAAGGTCTGGGTCTAGAAAGCTGCCATAGTGGGAGAGGTTGAAGGTGGTGTTTGGATCCTTCATGCTGGCAATGGGATCTGCTTCACATTCGGACACAACTGCATGGGTGGGAGAGGGCCCGGGGATCTCCCAGGATCTGTTAGCGTTCTGTATTTCGAGGCTCGCTCTCAGCTTGCTGTCGATTaaagtggaggggggaaatgcgcTGTCTGGAGGCAAAGGGGATCCCTTAGCTGTAGTGCTCTGGACACAACGAGTTTGGGTTGTGCCAAGATCTGGTTTGAGGGGCTCGGGTCCTCCGATGTGAAAACCCCGTGTTGCCAAGGGACTGGGGGCTGGCTGCCCAAGCACGCCGCCCAAGCCGGCTGAGGCTGCCGGCTGAGCACAGAGGTCTCCCTGATCGGACAAAGTGCTGGAAGCCAAAGAACACTCCGTTAGGAACGAAGAAGCGATCCTGTCCTCAAAGGAACAAGTTTTATCTTGGCTCTTTGGAGGGCGAGAAAGGAAGGTGGGTGGCTTCGCATGCTGAAGGCTCTCATCCGGAGGAGGCCGCAAGTTTCCTCCCGAGGCGATGGGGCAAGCGTCGTAAAGCCTCAAGGACCGCCCAGGGTTCAAGGTGTCTTCAGTCACGGTGGAGAGGAAGCTTTCTTCTCTTCGGTAGCctgtataaaaaagaaagagagggacaaATGAGGCTAGGATTATTTAATTTGAGCCTCTGAAATTAGGGAAACAGGAGTTGCTGGCATCCTGCTACACATCTCAAGCATTTTTGAAAATTGCAGAAAATAAGTGtaaaaggtagaggacccctggacagttaagtccagtcaaaggcaactatggggttgcggcactcatctcactttcaggtcgacgtttgtccgcagacagctttctgggtcatgtggccagcaggactaaaccgcttctggcgcaacgggacaccgtgatggaagccagagtgcacagaaacgctgtttaccttcccgccagagtggtacctatttatctacttgcactttgacgtgctttcaaactgctaggttggcaggagcagggacagagcaacaggagctcaccctgtcgcggggattcgaaccaccaaccttctgatcggcaagcccaagaggctctgtggtttcatctTAAAAACtactaaatcaggcttcctcaaactcggccctccagatgtttttggcttacaactcccatcatccctgactagcaggaccagtggtcagggatgatgggaattgtagcctcaaaacatctggagggccaaggctgaggaagcctgtactaaatattttaaacagGTTCATGTTTTCTCATGCTCACACTTCCGAATTTTTTTGCTAAGCTCTGTTTCGGCCGCAGTTACGGTATAGCAAACAAATGAGAATGTAAAGTTTAAAATCGGGGGATAGGATACGAAGATAGCATTgcattggggggcagggagctTGATTGCTTCTCCCTACTTACTCATCCAGTGGCGCTGCTCCTCTGCAGCCTCGTCCAGGAACCCTTGCAAGATACGGAGGCACATCTCGTTCCCTTCCTCCAAAGCCAGGTCGATGGCAGTGTTCCCGTCCTGGGAGAAAGAAGAGGCTACAGGACCAGGGAGCTGGGCCTTCCCCTCCCCCGAGCTAATCTGGCTTGCTAGTTCTCTCCATCCAAGTTCCCTTCCTTGCCTTTCCTTATTCCAATTAACATGGGACAGGTAACCAAGAAAGAATTTCGCAGCTTCAACTCGTCAACCGCCAGTGCTTTGGTTCTCCCTGGAATGGTTTCTCATGacgtcagtgggtctactctaactatctttgtaataataataataataattattattattatttatacgccgccctccccggccagagccgggctcagggcggctaacatcaattaaatttcagtaaaaacataataagaaaacaacaacaaacaaattaaaatacaggttaagatgcaatttaaaatgcagcctcattttaaaagtagcccataaatcagaaccataaggggagggaaacagaagggtcagactgagtccaaaccaaaggccaggcggaacagctctgtcttgcaggccctgcggaaagatgtcaagtcccgcagggccctggtctcttgtgacagagcgttccaccaagtcggggccagtactgaaaaggccctggccctagttgagaccaatctaaccaccttgcgacttgggacctccaaggtgttgtcatttgtggaccttaagatcctccgcggggcataccaggagaggtggtcccgtaggtacaagggtcctagccTATGGCTGGAAGAACTTAAAAAGAGCTGCTGGATCGGGTCAAAGGGGGCCCAGACAGCATCCCGTTTACCACAGAGCCCAaccagaaaccagcaagcagtgTCTCAGCTCAACAGCAACAGGAAGTCCCTGCAACCCTGtcacccccccgccccccccccacaatggcAAGAACTCTCTGGCCTACCTGGTCTTTCAGGTGGGGGTCTCCTCCTTCCATCAGCAAGAGCTTTAGGCACGTGTAGCACCCCCAGGCGGCTGCCACATGCAAGGGGGTGAGACCGTCCACGGACCTAAATCACAAGCAACACCTGGGATTGCACCTTGCACAACGTTAGGTGCCCAAGGCCTGTAGGGCGTCAAGAGTCCCGATTTCTTGCCCTGGCGTCTTGTCGCGAACGACGGGCAGCCAAGCAcccactggcagcagctctccttacCCTCAGCCCCCGAGATTCATGCGATGTGTGcatgctctgtcactgaactaCGATCTTTCCCTTTAAAGTAAAGCAGGTCTCTGGATCTGCATGGTTCTTGACGTTAAAATTTTATTATCTTGAGGTCagacctaaacggcctctgtccagtacacctgaaggagcgtctccacctccatcgttctgcccggacattgaggtccagcgccaagggccttctggaggttccctcactgcgagaagccaagttacagggaaccaggcagagggacttcttggtggtggcgcccgccctgtggaacaccctcccaccagatgtcaaagagaacaataactaccagacttttagaagacatctgaaggcagccctgtttagggaagcttttaatgcttgatgcattactttattttaatattgtgttggaagccgcccagagtggctggggaaacccagccagatgggcggggtataaataataaattattattgttattatagacCACTGGATgtgcaggtcaaatctgtgtccagggcagctgtctaccagctccatctggtacgcaggctgagaccctacctgcctgcacattgtcttgccagagtggtgcatgctctggttatctcccacttggactactgctattcgctctctgtggggctacctttgaaggtgacctggaaactgcaacttatccagaatgcggcagctagactggtgactgggagtggccgccaggaccatataacactggtcctaaaggatcttcactagctcccagtacgtttctgagcaccattcaaagtgtcaGTGTTGACTTTTAAACggccttggctcagtatacctgaaggagcgtctccacccccatcgcccaGCCCAGACAcggaagtccagctccgagggtcttctggtggttccctcattgcgagaagtgaggttatagggaaccaggtgATGGCGCCTgtcctctggaatgccctcccatcagatgtcaaagaaaaaagtAACTAtataatctttagaagacatttgaaggcagccatgtatagggattttttttttgtaaagtttAAAGTTTTATCttattatatacagtcatacctcgggttacagatgcttcacgtTGCGCATTTTCGGGATACGgacgcgccaaaacccggaacgggttacttccgggttactgtgctcacgcatgcgcagaagcgctaaatcgtgctttgcgcatggcacagaagtgccgaatcgcaacccgcatgtgcgcagatgcgggttgcgaacgtgcctgccgcacggatcatgtttgcaacccgagcgttcactgtatgttggaagccgcccagaattcctggggcaacccagttagatgggtggggtataaatagtgaatttatttattattattattaaataggatgtccctattttcaccggagaaatgctACAGGGTATGCAAATAATCTGATGCCAAATACGTTCGCTCACACTAGATGGCCGCTGGTGGGTTCAGAGCTCATTTCTCCATGGATGTAGCAGAAGGACCCTGCAGAATACCTGATATTGGGGTCTCCGCCATACCGGAGGATGAGGGCAAGGCACCGGATCCCACTCTCCTGCTCCATCCCAGCGGCGAGGTGGATGCCAGCAATCCCCTCAGGCAGAACCAAGTTGGGGTCTGCTCCCTGCTGGAGAAGGGCTTCGACCATTCTGGGAAGCAAGAAAACAGCGACTAAGAGATAAAATTCCAGGAATTAAGATCTGCAAGCCAAGAAGCCCCCAAAACCAGTTGGAGAGATTTACGTTTTGTAATAAtcagtgaaagaggagagtgcaaaatatggtctgaagctcaacatcaagaaaacgaagatcatggccactggtcccatcacctcctggcaaatagaaggggaagaaatggaggcagtgagagattttgctttcttgggctccatgatcactgcagatggtgacagcagccacgaaattaaaagacgcctgctccttgggagaaaggcgatggcaaatctagacagcatcttaaaaagcagagacatcaccttgccgacaaaggtccgtctagttaaagctatggttttcccagtagtgatgtatggaagtgagagctggaccataaagaaggctgatcgccgaagaatggatgcttttgaattatggtgctggaggagactcttgagagtcccatggactgcaagaagatcaaacctatccattcttaaggaaatcggccctgagtgctcactggaaggacagatcctgaagctgaggctccaagactttggccacctcatgagaagagaagactccctggaaaagaccctgatgttggggaagatggagggcgcaaggagaaggggacaacggaggacgagatggttggacagtgttttcaaggttaccagcatgagtttgaccaaactgcgggaggtagtggaggacagaggtgcctggcgtgctctggtccagggggtcacgaagagtcggacacgactaaacgacaacaacaacaaaataatcagtgcttttttctaggggtTCTCCAGGGTTCTGGCACCGTTTttccctagaagaaaagcactggtggtattattaataataataataataataataataataataataataaaaataaaataataataataatttcagggGTAGTTTATGT containing:
- the ANKLE1 gene encoding ankyrin repeat and LEM domain-containing protein 1 isoform X1; its protein translation is MCGRSEHAQTRLLGRPLVAEWNQAPCRSRSGCARLCRAESAIAVFLLPRMVEALLQQGADPNLVLPEGIAGIHLAAGMEQESGIRCLALILRYGGDPNIRSVDGLTPLHVAAAWGCYTCLKLLLMEGGDPHLKDQDGNTAIDLALEEGNEMCLRILQGFLDEAAEEQRHWMSYRREESFLSTVTEDTLNPGRSLRLYDACPIASGGNLRPPPDESLQHAKPPTFLSRPPKSQDKTCSFEDRIASSFLTECSLASSTLSDQGDLCAQPAASAGLGGVLGQPAPSPLATRGFHIGGPEPLKPDLGTTQTRCVQSTTAKGSPLPPDSAFPPSTLIDSKLRASLEIQNANRSWEIPGPSPTHAVVSECEADPIASMKDPNTTFNLSHYGSFLDPDLVVRATGHEGLDVTSPDHAYLFTRENAAAVSDLEKTVVVNAELLPSACGNLGGGAERAESFSQSSSSGQYASCDSECYASTTEALRCSEAQNQEGRKASSSCSTCISHNTGSNSLTSELSLGPSSRGPVSSSGEPVEAFSERNSPARSDRLRHLCDRIGCKGASSNTCAARQPLDLCSFGKDERPKNGGQSGFSQTSQVLAKCPLQKWGNQGTKSPPFREMQKPRISGAENEHLSEISSPIVGRVGTWKLQGKLKGSGSPEAQERLSTEERRGFHSTSTKDVEGHLWTPETVLIQKASEETSSLENESPVPSGMVWDAAETMAVPHQTPPSIKEEPAGLQAKLRSMMLATRVCHSPLLQPHQSPRHVTPRTKSRMMASATHNASSSSSLFDETLEVPQRPRRTRNPGGQVPASGDRQDRSAGPRNSGLPGAAGGKKGELDDTLLIGAGLSSCDPGSCSGSLPSGCPLISPDTPGSSGRDVCRGCDRSDTKRGSDRATDSEEELLLKEEKLPPGNGAQESLDAVLPRGEPERLSARHGRTKRQANRSRVSFSRLPARGPPPPPTSTCPSGRMSPIAQDVQLSPGGRPVNLSATEPVEYLYEDEGHALVERHIPCTDDSVANTTSSEDTVIYDWRAYTGQAARPADVSRSSPPAASELSHLSDEALVRQLRDFGVNPGTVTGLTRKIYLELLEKLMSDPKTKARKGSAGYSPELSSALDTYQIPDGQEDEMALSRQFDQPDKSRKWREGLLKSSFNYLLLDPRVTQNLPFRSQYISRAECFRTFISAIFYVGKGKRSRPYCHLYEALTHYQQSRRKQGRQACSKVQHILEIWASGQGVISMHCFQNVIPVEAYTREACMVDAIGLKMLTNQKKGNYYGIVAGWPMRRRRCLGTHLLHRAMQIFLAEGERQLRPADIRTGQ
- the ANKLE1 gene encoding ankyrin repeat and LEM domain-containing protein 1 isoform X2, with product MEPGSLPLSVRLREALSGGECEMVEALLQQGADPNLVLPEGIAGIHLAAGMEQESGIRCLALILRYGGDPNIRSVDGLTPLHVAAAWGCYTCLKLLLMEGGDPHLKDQDGNTAIDLALEEGNEMCLRILQGFLDEAAEEQRHWMSYRREESFLSTVTEDTLNPGRSLRLYDACPIASGGNLRPPPDESLQHAKPPTFLSRPPKSQDKTCSFEDRIASSFLTECSLASSTLSDQGDLCAQPAASAGLGGVLGQPAPSPLATRGFHIGGPEPLKPDLGTTQTRCVQSTTAKGSPLPPDSAFPPSTLIDSKLRASLEIQNANRSWEIPGPSPTHAVVSECEADPIASMKDPNTTFNLSHYGSFLDPDLVVRATGHEGLDVTSPDHAYLFTRENAAAVSDLEKTVVVNAELLPSACGNLGGGAERAESFSQSSSSGQYASCDSECYASTTEALRCSEAQNQEGRKASSSCSTCISHNTGSNSLTSELSLGPSSRGPVSSSGEPVEAFSERNSPARSDRLRHLCDRIGCKGASSNTCAARQPLDLCSFGKDERPKNGGQSGFSQTSQVLAKCPLQKWGNQGTKSPPFREMQKPRISGAENEHLSEISSPIVGRVGTWKLQGKLKGSGSPEAQERLSTEERRGFHSTSTKDVEGHLWTPETVLIQKASEETSSLENESPVPSGMVWDAAETMAVPHQTPPSIKEEPAGLQAKLRSMMLATRVCHSPLLQPHQSPRHVTPRTKSRMMASATHNASSSSSLFDETLEVPQRPRRTRNPGGQVPASGDRQDRSAGPRNSGLPGAAGGKKGELDDTLLIGAGLSSCDPGSCSGSLPSGCPLISPDTPGSSGRDVCRGCDRSDTKRGSDRATDSEEELLLKEEKLPPGNGAQESLDAVLPRGEPERLSARHGRTKRQANRSRVSFSRLPARGPPPPPTSTCPSGRMSPIAQDVQLSPGGRPVNLSATEPVEYLYEDEGHALVERHIPCTDDSVANTTSSEDTVIYDWRAYTGQAARPADVSRSSPPAASELSHLSDEALVRQLRDFGVNPGTVTGLTRKIYLELLEKLMSDPKTKARKGSAGYSPELSSALDTYQIPDGQEDEMALSRQFDQPDKSRKWREGLLKSSFNYLLLDPRVTQNLPFRSQYISRAECFRTFISAIFYVGKGKRSRPYCHLYEALTHYQQSRRKQGRQACSKVQHILEIWASGQGVISMHCFQNVIPVEAYTREACMVDAIGLKMLTNQKKGNYYGIVAGWPMRRRRCLGTHLLHRAMQIFLAEGERQLRPADIRTGQ